GGGCTTCCGCTCGCTCGCCGGCACCACGGACCCGACCTCGGCCGCCCCGGGGACCATCCGTGGCGACCTCGGTCGCGACTGGGGCCTCAAGGTGCAGCAGAACCTCGTGCACGGCTCGGACTCCCCGGAGTCGGCCGCCCGCGAGCTTGCCCTCTGGTTCGCCTGATCGACCGAAGCGGAGCACAGACGCGATGACGAACAACGACCGTCCCACGAAGAACGAGCGTCGCCAGCACGCCCGTGAGGTCGCCCGCCAGCGGGCCGACGCCGAGAAGCGCCGCAAGCGCCGCAACAAGTGGTTCCTGCAGGGCGGCATCGGCCTGGGCATCGTGGCCGTCGCGGCGATCATCGCGATCGTCGTGGTGAACGTGAACAGCGGGGGCACCACCTCCGCCGCCGGCCCGAAGAACATGGTCACCGGTGGCATCCAGTTCACCGGCGGCGACGGCAAGATCACCCCCGTCACGACCGGAGCGGTCTCGGCGGACGGCACCCCGTCCCCGGTCGCCACGGCCGACAGCGACGGCAAGGTCAAGGTCGTCGAGTACGTCGACTGGGCCTGCCCGGTCTGCAAGCAGTTCGAGGGCGCCTACGCCGACCAGATCACCGACTTCGTGAAGAACGGTCAGGCGACGCTCGAGATCCACCCGGTGTCGATCCTCGACCGCAGCTACCTCGGCTCGCGCTACGCCAGCCGTGCCGCGAACGCCGCGATGTGCGTCGCGAACTACGCGCCGGACAAGTTCCTCGACGTGCAGACGCAGTTCTTCGAGAAGCAGCCGGAGGAGGGCACGAAGGGCCTGACCAACGCCGAGATCGCCGACCTGGTGAAGGCCGGCGGGGCCACCGGCTCCGACGTGTCCGAGTGCCTGTCGAACGAGACGTACAAGGGCTGGGTCACGAAGATCACGAACCAGGTCACCTCGGACCCGGCGGTCGCCGGTCCCCAGGGCTTCGGCACGCCGACGATCCTGGTGAACGGGCAGCGTGTGAGCACCCTCACCGACGTCGTCCCGACCATCGAGGCCGCCGCGAAGTAGTCGGCCCCGCCGCACTCGGCCCCGCGCTCCCGATCCGGGAGCGCGGGGCCGATCGCTGTCCCCGGGGTGCCTGGGGCGCGGGCGCGCGACGCAGAGCCTGAGGCGCGGGGAGGCGCCTGGGGTGCGGGGAGGTGCGGTGCGGCGCCGGGGGCGCGCGGCGGCGTGCGCACCTGGTCGATCCGGGCGTACCGAGCGGAACCGGGAGTACCTGGCGCTTCGGTTGCACCAGGAATGCCCGAAAGCGCCTTGCATCGCAGGTGTCATGGGAAGGATCGGGCGTCCGGGCCTGGCCGGGTCGGCGGATCACGGGCCGAGGCAGCACGCTCGCCGGTGCGGGACGATCCGCTCGCACACCGGAGGAGCGAGGAGCACGTGTCGTCCGGACGCTGCGCGAGCGATCAGGACCGATCCGACGGCCCTCCCGAGCGGGCAGGACACGCCGCTGGCGATCCGGGCGAGGGCACGATCCGTCGCCGGAGAACGTCGAGCGTGACGGATCTGGCCCGCTCGAGGGACCGGGACGGGGGCATCGCAACGGTCCGGTGGCGTCAGGACGACCGGGACGTGCACCGAGCAGCGGCCCGGCAGCGTCAGGCGGACCGGGACGCCGTCACGAGCGCGGCGTCAGAACGGGAGCGTCGTGAGCACGCGGGGGAACACGATGAGGATGCTGACCACGATCACGGCGTAGTTCGCCAGCACGAGCGCCCACGAGTAGGGCAGCAGCGAGCGCCCGACCCGCTGGAGCCCGGCGCCGAAGCGTCCCTGCGCCGCGTTCCAGGTCGTGAAGATCCAGAACATCGGGATCGTCACGGTCCACACCAGCAGGCACCAGGGGCACAGGTAGCCGATGACCCAGACGGTCTGCGTGAAGAGCCAGGTGACGAACACCCACGCCAGGAACACCCCGGCGTTGAACAGCACCCAGAACCAGCGGTGACCGTTCCGCATCCCGGCGAGCAGCATCACCCCGACGGCGATCGGGGCGACGAAGCCCATCACGCCGAGGAGCGGGTTCGGGAACCCGAACAGGGAGCCCTGCCAGCTCGTCATCACCTGCGAGCAGTTCACGAACGGGCTGACGTCGCAGCTGAGTGCCTTCGACGGGTTCTCGTACTTCGCGAACTCGTCCAGCACCAGGTTGAACGCGGCGAAGAGGCCGACTGCTCCGGTGACGATGAGGAAGACCGCCATCGCGACCGGGCGGCGGGGCGTGGTTGCGCTCGTGCTCACGGCGTCATCATCGCATGCCCGTTCCGGACCTTTCCTGGCACCTCGTGCGACAATGACAGCAGTCGCGCGGCCGATCCGTGCGGCGAGAGAGCTTTCCGGGCGCAGCCCGGACGATCAGGCGCGGTGAGAGCGCGCCGTGACCGGGACTCGCGTCACATCCGATGCCGAGCCGGTCGGGCCGGGTGTCCGACACGGAACGACACCGGACCGCACGCCGGGACGACGAACACCGGTCACGAGAACGAACGCGGGGGCGTGGACGCCACCCGTGACAACCACAGAATTCCCGCCGTCCGTCAGGACGCGAGTGGGGCCGAGGAGTGCACCAGATCCATGGTGGAGCAGAACACCGACAACCCGAACAACGAAGAAGTCGCACCGAAGCGCCGTGGCCGCCTGTTCGGCAGCCGTCGCGCCCGGTCCACCGGCCAGGAGGCCCGTGGTGACGTCGACACCGACACCAGCGACATCGAGACGGTCGCCGTGACCGACGACGCGCCGACCGACGAGACCGCTGCGGTCGACGGACCGGTCGCCCCGGACGACACGTCGACGGACAGCGCCGCGACGGATGCCGAAGCGACGGACACCGAAGCGACGGACACCGAAGCGACGGGCAGCGCGCCGACGACCCCCGAGCCGACGACCCCTGCGTCGACGGACACGGCGACGGCGGACGACGCCGTCGAGGTCGCGGTCGAGCACGTCACGGCCGCCGCGGCGGAGCCCCAGGACGTCTCGACGGTCACGGGCAGCCAGCCCGTCGTCGAGGCGTCGTCGGACGGCGGTGCAGCCGGCACCGAGAGCAGCACGGTCGCGGACGCACCCGCTGCGACCACAGCGGCCGACCCGGACGGGGCGACCACGGCGGACGACGCGTCCACCGCGGTGGCGACCGACGCGGTCGAGGTGGGCGGTGCCTCCCGGCCGGAGCCGGCATCTGCCCCCGAGGCGGACGAGCCCTTCGTGCCGAAGGCGACCAGCACCCTCAGCCTGATCTTCCACGCGCCGGTCCTGCCGGACCTGCCGGCCCTGCCGGCGCGCGCTGCGCGTGACGAGGACGACGACGAGGACGACGAGCAGGGCGGCAGCCGCCGTCGCTCGCGTCGTCGGGGGAGCAGTGCCGACCGCCAGGAGCGCGGTGTCCGTGAGCCGCGCGACCACCAGGAGCCGCGCCGCCGCGAGCCGGAGCTCATCACCGAGCCGCAGCGCATCAAGGGATCCACCCGCCTCGAGGCGAAGAAGCAGCGTCGCCGCGACGGCCGTGACGCCGGTCGTCGTCGCACGGTCATCACCGAGGACGAGTTCCTCGCGCGCCGCGAGAGCGTCGACCGCCAGATGATCGTCCGGTCGAGCTCGTCGAAGATCGAGATCGGCGTGCTCGAGGACAACGTCCTCGCGGAGCACTACGTCACCAAGTCGCACAACGTCTCGCTCATCGGGAACGTCTACCTCGGCAAGGTGCAGAACGTGCTGCCCTCGATGGAGGCGGCCTTCGTCGACATCGGCCGCGGTCGGAACGCCGTGCTCTACGCGGGCGAGGTGGACTGGAACTCGGTCGACACCGGCAACCACGGCCGACGCATCGAGGCCGCGCTCAAGCCCGGGGACAAGGTCCTCGTGCAGGTCACCAAGGACCCGGTCGGGCACAAGGGTGCCCGTCTGACCTCGCAGGTCTCGCTGCCGGGTCGATACCTGGTCTACGTGCCGAACGGCTCCATGAACGGCATCTCGCGCAAGCTGCCGGACACCGAGCGCGCGCGCCTGAAGAAGATCCTCAAGGAGGTCCTTCCGGAGCACGCGGGCGTCATCGTCCGCACCGCTGCCGAGGGCGCGACCGAGGAACAGCTCACGCGCGACGTGCAGCGTCTGACCAGCCAGTGGGACGCGATCCAGAAGAAGGTGCAGAACGGGCACGCCCCGGTCATGCTGCACTCGGAGCCGGACCTGCTCGTCAAGATCGTGCGTGACGTCTTCAACGAGGACTTCACGAAGCTGATCATCGACGGCGAGGCCGCGCGCGGCACGATCGAGGAGTACCTCGACGCCGTGGCGCCCGACCTCAAGGACCGCGTCGAGATCTACGACGGCCCGGACTCGTTCGAGGAGTACCGCCTCAACGAGCAGATCGAGAAGGCCCTGGACCGCAAGGTCTGGCTGCCCTCGGGCGGCTCGCTCGTGATCGACCGCACCGAGGCCATGACGGTCGTCGACGTCAACACCGGCAAGTTCGTCGGCTCCGGCGGCAACCTCGAGGAGACCGTCACCAAGAACAACCTCGAGGCGGCCGAGGAGATCGTCCGACAGCTCCGCCTGCGCGACATCGGCGGCATCATCGTCATCGACTTCATCGACATGGTGCTCGAGTCGAACCGCGACCTGGTGCTGCGTCGTCTCGTCGAGTGCCTGAGCCGCGACCGCACGAAGCACCAGGTGGCCGAGGTCACCTCGCTCGGCCTCGTGCAGATGACCCGCAAGAAGATCGGTGTCGGGCTGCGTGAGTCGCTCGACGAGGTCAACGCCAAGGTCAACGACAACAACGCGGACCCCGGGCCCTCGAAGGGGCGCCGCAAGGGCCGCGGCAACGGCGGCTCGACCGGTGGCAACGGCAACGGCAACGGCCAGGGAGGCAACGGGCACGGTGGCAACGGCGGCTCGGGCAACGGGGGCTCCGGCAACGGGTCGACCGGCCAGTCGTCGCAGGCGCACCAGATCACCGAGGACGTCAAGAACGCGCTGTCCCGCATCGCGGCCTCGACCCTGCCCCACGACGAGGCGTCGTCCGGCGAACCGGTGACCGGCGTGGCTTCGCCGCGCGGCGGTGCGGCGACCCCGGACCCCGAGGTCGCGGTCTCCGCCTCGGCCGATGCACCAGCGTCCGGTCCGTCGCCGGTGTCCGCGCCGGAGCGTGGCGCGGAGGACGCCGGGGGTGCGGGCAACCGTGACGGCGAGCAGTCGTCCGGGTCGAAGCGCCGCCGCCGTCGTGGCGGTCGTGGTGCCGGCAGTGCTGCACCCGAGCAGCGCGGTACCGACGAGCAGGATGCCGAACAGCACGGCGGCGAGCAGCGCGGGTCCGCCGTGCGCGACACCGACGAGGCCGTCCAGCACCGTTCCGGCCGCGCGGGCTCCGCTGGCGCACAGGAGACCCCTTCGCAGGGGTCCGCTCCCGAGCCGTCCGCGCAGGAGGCTGCTCCGGCGAAGACCGCGCCGACACGTCGCCGCGTGAGCTCGAGCGCTCCCGTCACCCCGACCGAGAACACCGTCGCGATCCTCGACATCCCGGTGGCCGTGACCAAGCGTGAGCCGCGTCCGGTCCGGGACGACGCGGAGTCGCTCCTCGACTCCGTGCTGCAGGCCCTCCCGGAGCCGAAGCAGCCGGGGCAGGGCCGATCGCGGTCGCGCCGTGTGTCGTCGCCGAGCATCAGCGCACCGGCGTCCTCGGACGACGACGGGCAGGACGACGGCGCCGTGATCGTGGGGAACTGACGTGACCCACGCGGGCGACCCGAACGGTCGGCAGCAGGACCGCGGGTACTACGGTGCGGGCTGGTCGCAGCCCGCACCGCCCGCGGGCGGCCAGCCCGGTGGCCCGGCGTGGCCCGGCCAGCAGTACGTCGGCCAGCAGCCCGGCGGCCAGCAGCCCGGCGGCCAGCAGCAGCCGCCGTACGGCCGCCCGCAGGACGGTCAGCAGCCGTACGGTCAGCAGCCGTACGGCCAGCCGCAGGACGGCCAGCAGCCGTACGGCCAGCAGGGCCGGGTGCGGTCACGGCCGCCCCGGACCGCGGATCCGCGCCGGGCGTTCGCACCCGGAGCGTCGGTCGCCAACGTCACGGGGGCCCTCATCGCCGTCGTGTCCGTCGTGCTCGTCGAGGTGGTGTCCGGCGTCCTCGGGCTGCTCGGGGCGTCCCTCGTCGTGCACCCCTTCTCGAAGTACGGCACCGGGGCGAGCCTGCTCGGCAGCTTCGTGTCGGGCGTGTTCGCCTCGCCGTTCCCGTTCTACGTGGGAGCGTTCACGGCCCTCGCGTTCCTCACGCCGATCGCGCGGCGGA
The sequence above is drawn from the Curtobacterium sp. MR_MD2014 genome and encodes:
- a CDS encoding DsbA family protein translates to MTNNDRPTKNERRQHAREVARQRADAEKRRKRRNKWFLQGGIGLGIVAVAAIIAIVVVNVNSGGTTSAAGPKNMVTGGIQFTGGDGKITPVTTGAVSADGTPSPVATADSDGKVKVVEYVDWACPVCKQFEGAYADQITDFVKNGQATLEIHPVSILDRSYLGSRYASRAANAAMCVANYAPDKFLDVQTQFFEKQPEEGTKGLTNAEIADLVKAGGATGSDVSECLSNETYKGWVTKITNQVTSDPAVAGPQGFGTPTILVNGQRVSTLTDVVPTIEAAAK
- a CDS encoding vitamin K epoxide reductase family protein translates to MSTSATTPRRPVAMAVFLIVTGAVGLFAAFNLVLDEFAKYENPSKALSCDVSPFVNCSQVMTSWQGSLFGFPNPLLGVMGFVAPIAVGVMLLAGMRNGHRWFWVLFNAGVFLAWVFVTWLFTQTVWVIGYLCPWCLLVWTVTIPMFWIFTTWNAAQGRFGAGLQRVGRSLLPYSWALVLANYAVIVVSILIVFPRVLTTLPF
- a CDS encoding Rne/Rng family ribonuclease → MVEQNTDNPNNEEVAPKRRGRLFGSRRARSTGQEARGDVDTDTSDIETVAVTDDAPTDETAAVDGPVAPDDTSTDSAATDAEATDTEATDTEATGSAPTTPEPTTPASTDTATADDAVEVAVEHVTAAAAEPQDVSTVTGSQPVVEASSDGGAAGTESSTVADAPAATTAADPDGATTADDASTAVATDAVEVGGASRPEPASAPEADEPFVPKATSTLSLIFHAPVLPDLPALPARAARDEDDDEDDEQGGSRRRSRRRGSSADRQERGVREPRDHQEPRRREPELITEPQRIKGSTRLEAKKQRRRDGRDAGRRRTVITEDEFLARRESVDRQMIVRSSSSKIEIGVLEDNVLAEHYVTKSHNVSLIGNVYLGKVQNVLPSMEAAFVDIGRGRNAVLYAGEVDWNSVDTGNHGRRIEAALKPGDKVLVQVTKDPVGHKGARLTSQVSLPGRYLVYVPNGSMNGISRKLPDTERARLKKILKEVLPEHAGVIVRTAAEGATEEQLTRDVQRLTSQWDAIQKKVQNGHAPVMLHSEPDLLVKIVRDVFNEDFTKLIIDGEAARGTIEEYLDAVAPDLKDRVEIYDGPDSFEEYRLNEQIEKALDRKVWLPSGGSLVIDRTEAMTVVDVNTGKFVGSGGNLEETVTKNNLEAAEEIVRQLRLRDIGGIIVIDFIDMVLESNRDLVLRRLVECLSRDRTKHQVAEVTSLGLVQMTRKKIGVGLRESLDEVNAKVNDNNADPGPSKGRRKGRGNGGSTGGNGNGNGQGGNGHGGNGGSGNGGSGNGSTGQSSQAHQITEDVKNALSRIAASTLPHDEASSGEPVTGVASPRGGAATPDPEVAVSASADAPASGPSPVSAPERGAEDAGGAGNRDGEQSSGSKRRRRRGGRGAGSAAPEQRGTDEQDAEQHGGEQRGSAVRDTDEAVQHRSGRAGSAGAQETPSQGSAPEPSAQEAAPAKTAPTRRRVSSSAPVTPTENTVAILDIPVAVTKREPRPVRDDAESLLDSVLQALPEPKQPGQGRSRSRRVSSPSISAPASSDDDGQDDGAVIVGN